From the genome of Triticum aestivum cultivar Chinese Spring chromosome 3B, IWGSC CS RefSeq v2.1, whole genome shotgun sequence, one region includes:
- the LOC123065480 gene encoding phospholipase A1-II 2, whose amino-acid sequence MFSGDMAERWRELHGSDHWDGLLDPLDVDLRRCLINYGEMIMATYEAFIAERRSPNAGMCRYRRADLFRRVEVSHPGWYAVTRYIYATASADVHGKVLLRPLCRNGRARECNWMGYVAVATDEGAAALGRRDIVVAWRGTQRALEWVADLKLAFASAAGILGAEGADGSEPSVHRGYLSLYTSADEGSELSKQSARMQVLTEIARLMDKYKDEQTSITVVGHSLGATLATLNAVDIAANYYNKSALCTAESRAPVTAVVFGSPRTGDRDFRDIFHRLPDLRMLRVRNRPDRIPLYPPMGYADVGVELLIDTRRSPFLKPHGNESQSHDLECHLHGIAGWQGEHGEFMLVVDRDIALVNKFDDCLTDEHPVPVGWKVHHNKNMVKGPDGWWVLEDHESDYEDGGDNL is encoded by the exons ATGTTCTCCGGCGACATGGCTGAGCGGTGGAGGGAGCTGCACGGCAGCGACCACTGGGATGGCCTGCTCGACCCGCTCGACGTCGACCTCCGGCGCTGCCTCATCAACTACGGCGAGATGATCATGGCGACGTACGAGGCGTTCATCGCCGAGCGTCGGTCCCCGAACGCCGGCATGTGCCGGTACCGGCGCGCCGACCTCTTCCGGCGCGTGGAGGTGTCCCACCCGGGCTGGTACGCGGTGACCCGGTACATCTACGCCACGGCCAGCGCCGACGTGCACGGCAAGGTGCTGCTCCGGCCGCTGTGCCGGAACGGGCGCGCAAGGGAGTGCAACTGGATGGGGTACGTGGCCGTGGCCACGGACGAGGGCGCGGCCGCACTCGGGCGCCGGGACATCGTCGTGGCGTGGCGCGGCACGCAGCGGGCGCTGGAGTGGGTGGCCGACCTCAAGCTCGCCTTCGCCTCGGCGGCCGGGATCCTCGGGGCGGAGGGCGCCGACGGGTCCGAACCGTCGGTGCACCGCGGGTACCTGTCGCTGTACACGTCCGCGGACGAAGGCTCGGAGCTGAGCAAGCAGAGCGCCAGGATGCAG GTATTGACAGAGATTGCAAGGCTGATGGACAAATACAAGGacgagcagaccagcatcacggtGGTCGGCCACAGCCTGGGCGCCACTCTGGCCACGCTCAACGCAGTCGACATTGCCGCAAATTACTACAACAAATCCGCCCTCTGCACGGCCGAGAGCCGGGCGCCGGTCACCGCCGTCGTCTTCGGCAGCCCTCGCACCGGTGACCGCGACTTCCGTGACATCTTCCACCGCCTCCCAGATCTCCGGATGCTCCGTGTCCGGAACCGGCCGgaccgcatcccgctgtacccgcCCATGGGCTATGCCGACGTCGGCGTGGAGCTGCTGATCGACACGCGCCGCTCGCCGTTCCTTAAGCCCCACGGCAACGAGTCGCAGTCGCACGACCTCGAGTGCCACCTGCACGGCATCGCCGGGTGGCAAGGGGAGCACGGGGAGTTCATGCTGGTGGTCGACCGGGACATCGCGCTGGTGAACAAGTTCGATGACTGCCTCACCGACGAGCACCCCGTGCCGGTGGGCTGGAAGGTGCACCACAACAAGAACATGGTGAAGGGGCCCGACGGGTGGTGGGTCTTGGAGGATCATGAATCTGACTACGAAGATGGAGGTGACAACTTGTAG